From a single Vicugna pacos chromosome 4, VicPac4, whole genome shotgun sequence genomic region:
- the PALM2AKAP2 gene encoding PALM2-AKAP2 fusion protein isoform X6 — translation MIATWMLFSLFTKPPQLAEDDTRLKTKRGHCSADPREPATSSLPPDHKNMEIEVSVAECKSVPGISPTPHSLDHSSPLYSAPHNGLLTDHHESLDNDVAREIRYLDEVLEANCCDSAVDGTYNGTSSLEPGAATLVGSGSPPAHTAAQQEPAERAAGRQLPPHIELHQSDSGTMAEGGRANGHPADQPRDLLGDSPQVPVSPSSSTSSRCSSRDGEFTLTTLKKEAKFELRAFHEDKKPSKLFEDDEREKEQFCVRKVRPSEEMLELEKERRELIRSQAVKKNPGIAAKWWNPPQEKTIEEQLDEEHLESHKKYMERKERRAQQEQLLMQQQQEQRRPQPPPQLCAAPASSENAKEDIVTEQIDFSVARKQFQQMESSRPTVAKGQSTPRLFSIKPFYRPLGSVSSDKTLTISRPASVRGPPEDSAAAKGQKAHCALESQPSGGGGGQASTAPQGKEGPYSEPSKRGPLAKLWAEDGEFTSARAVLTVVKDDDPGILDQFSRSVNVSLTQEELDSGLDELSVRSQDTTVLETLSNDFSMDNISDSGASNETTNALQENSLADFSLPQTPQTDNPTEGRGEGVSKSFSDHGFYSPSSTLGDSPSVDDPLEYQAGLLVQNAIQQAIAEQVDRAVSGTSKGGTEQPAPEATLEEAATGAPSSEKPQSVFEPPQVSSPVQEKRDVLPKILPAEDRALRERVPSQPLPAVQPSGPINMEETRPEGSYFSKYSEAAELRSTASLLATQESDVVVGPFKLRSRKQRTLSMIEEEIRAAQEREEELKRQRQVLQSTQSPRAKKALSLPSRTSCYKTAPGKIEKVKPPPSPTPEGPSLQPDLAPEEAAGSQRPKNLMQTLMEDYETHKSKRRERMDDSSVLEATRVNRRKSALALRWEAGIYANQEEEDNE, via the exons AAGCCTCCCCAGCTTGCGGAGGATGATACCCGGCTAAAAACCAAAAGAGGCCACTGCAGTGCGGACCCCCGGGAGCCCGCCACCAGCTCTCTTCCCCCAGATCACAAAAACATGGAAATTGAGGTCTCTGTTGCAGAATGTAAAAGTGTTCCTGGGATCAGCCCTACTCCACATTCCCTGgaccactcctctcctctctacTCGGCCCCCCACAATGGCCTCCTCACTGATCATCATGAATCTCTGGATAACGATGTGGCCAGAGAGATCCGATATCTAGACGAGGTGCTGGAGGCCAACTGCTGTGATTCTGCTGTGGACGGAACTTACAACGGCACGTCGTCCCTGGAGCCGGGAGCGGCCACCCTGGTGGGCAGCGGAAGCCCCCCAGCCCACACCGCCGCCCAGCAGGAGCCCGCCGAGAGGGCGGCTGGCAGGCAGTTGCCTCCGCACATCGAGCTCCATCAGAGCGACTCCGGCACCATGGCAGAGGGTGGAAGAGCCAACGGCCACCCGGCTGACCAGCCCAGAGACCTGCTGGGGGACAGCCCGCAGGTACCCGTGAGCCCCAGCTCCTCCACCAGCTCGCGTTGCTCCTCCCGAGACGGGGAGTTCACGCTCACCACGCTGAAGAAGGAAGCCAAGTTCGAGTTGCGTGCCTTCCACGAGGACAAGAAGCCCTCCAAGCTCTTTGAGGACGACGAGCGCGAGAAAGAACAGTTCTGCGTCAGAAAAGTGAGGCCTTCGGAAGAGATGCTGGAGctggagaaggagaggagggagctcATCCGGAGTCAGGCCGTGAAGAAGAACCCTGGCATCGCCGCAAAGTGGTGGAACCCTCCGCAGGAAAAGACCATCGAGGAGCAGCTGGACGAGGAACATCTGGAGTCGCACAAAAAGTACATGGAGCGCAAGGAGAGGAGGGCGCAGCAGGAGCAGTTACTAATGcaacagcagcaggagcagcggcGGCCGCAGCCCCCACCGCAGCTCTGCGCCGCCCCCGCATCCTCGGAAAACGCAAAGGAGGACATCGTCACCGAGCAGATAGATTTCTCTGTGGCTCGCAAGCAGTTCCAGCAGATGGAGAGCTCCAGGCCAACAGTGGCCAAGGGCCAGAGCACACCCAGGCTCTTCTCTATCAAACCCTTCTACCGGCCTCTGGGGTCAGTCAGCTCGGACAAGACCCTGACCATCTCGAGGCCAGCTTCCGTCCGGGGACCTCCCGAAGACTCAGCGGCAGCCAAGGGGCAGAAAGCCCACTGTGCCCTGGAGAGCCAGCCttccggaggaggaggaggccaggccAGCACAGCTCCTCAGGGGAAGGAAGGGCCGTACAGCGAGCCCTCCAAACGCGGGCCCTTAGCCAAACTGTGGGCAGAGGACGGAGAGTTTACGAGCGCCCGGGCCGTCCTCACCGTGGTCAAGGATGATGACCCTGGGATTTTGGATCAATTTTCAAGGTCAGTCAACGTCTCCTTGACCCAAGAGGAGCTTGACTCTGGTTTGGATGAGTTGTCGGTGAGGTCCCAGGACACCACCGTCCTGGAGACGCTGTCCAATGACTTCAGCATGGACAACATCAGTGACAGTGGGGCCTCCAATGAGACAACCAACGCCCTCCAGGAAAACTCGCTGGCTGATTTTTCTCTGCCCCAGACTCCTCAAACCGACAACCCGACTGAGGGCCGAGGAGAGGGGGTCTCCAAGTCGTTTAGTGATCATGGTTTCTATTCCCCTTCGTCAACACTGGGAGACTCGCCCTCAGTCGATGATCCCTTGGAATATCAGGCCGGTCTCCTGGTGCAGAATGCCATTCAACAAGCCATTGCCGAGCAAGTGGATAGAGCTGTGTCTGGAACCAGCAAGGGTGGAACAGAACAGCCAGCACCCGAAGCAACTCTTGAGGAAGCTGCGACGGGAGCCCCCAGCTCCGAGAAGCCTCAGAGCGTGTTCGAACCACCTCAGGTGTCCTCTCCTGTCCAAGAAAAAAGGGATGTATTGCCAAAGATTCTGCCTGCTGAAGACAGGGCACTCAGGGAAAGGGTGCCTTCCCAGCCTCTGCCTGCCGTGCAGCCCAGTGGCCCAATAAACATGGAGGAGACCAGACCGGAAGGGAGCTACTTCAGCAAGTACTCGGAGGCAGCTGAGTTAAGAAGCACAGCCTCGCTTCTGGCCACTCAAGAGTCCGATGTGGTGGTTGGACCCTTCAAGCTGAGGTCCAGGAAGCAGCGGACTTTGTCCATGATCGAAGAAGAGATCCGAgcagcccaggagagggaagaggagctgAAGAGGCAGAGACAAGTCTTGCAGAGTACCCAGAGCCCCAGGGCCAAGAAGGCCCTATCACTGCCCTCCCGAACATCGTGCTACAAAACCGCCCCAG GGAAAATAGAGAAAGTCAAACCTCCTCCATCCCCCACACCTGAAGGTCCCAGCTTGCAGCCTGACTTAGCTCCCGAAGAGGCTGCCGGATCGCAGAGGCCCAAGAACCTGATGCAGACCCTCATGGAAGACTATGAGACACACAAATCTAAAAGGCGCGAGAGGATGGATGATAGTAGT GTCCTTGAGGCCACACGGGTTAATCGAAGGAAGAGCGCCCTGGCCTTGCGCTGGGAGGCAGGGATCTATGCCAACCAAGAGGAAGAGGACAATGAATAA
- the PALM2AKAP2 gene encoding PALM2-AKAP2 fusion protein isoform X7, with product MEIEVSVAECKSVPGISPTPHSLDHSSPLYSAPHNGLLTDHHESLDNDVAREIRYLDEVLEANCCDSAVDGTYNGTSSLEPGAATLVGSGSPPAHTAAQQEPAERAAGRQLPPHIELHQSDSGTMAEGGRANGHPADQPRDLLGDSPQVPVSPSSSTSSRCSSRDGEFTLTTLKKEAKFELRAFHEDKKPSKLFEDDEREKEQFCVRKVRPSEEMLELEKERRELIRSQAVKKNPGIAAKWWNPPQEKTIEEQLDEEHLESHKKYMERKERRAQQEQLLMQQQQEQRRPQPPPQLCAAPASSENAKEDIVTEQIDFSVARKQFQQMESSRPTVAKGQSTPRLFSIKPFYRPLGSVSSDKTLTISRPASVRGPPEDSAAAKGQKAHCALESQPSGGGGGQASTAPQGKEGPYSEPSKRGPLAKLWAEDGEFTSARAVLTVVKDDDPGILDQFSRSVNVSLTQEELDSGLDELSVRSQDTTVLETLSNDFSMDNISDSGASNETTNALQENSLADFSLPQTPQTDNPTEGRGEGVSKSFSDHGFYSPSSTLGDSPSVDDPLEYQAGLLVQNAIQQAIAEQVDRAVSGTSKGGTEQPAPEATLEEAATGAPSSEKPQSVFEPPQVSSPVQEKRDVLPKILPAEDRALRERVPSQPLPAVQPSGPINMEETRPEGSYFSKYSEAAELRSTASLLATQESDVVVGPFKLRSRKQRTLSMIEEEIRAAQEREEELKRQRQVLQSTQSPRAKKALSLPSRTSCYKTAPGKIEKVKPPPSPTPEGPSLQPDLAPEEAAGSQRPKNLMQTLMEDYETHKSKRRERMDDSSVLEATRVNRRKSALALRWEAGIYANQEEEDNE from the exons ATGGAAATTGAGGTCTCTGTTGCAGAATGTAAAAGTGTTCCTGGGATCAGCCCTACTCCACATTCCCTGgaccactcctctcctctctacTCGGCCCCCCACAATGGCCTCCTCACTGATCATCATGAATCTCTGGATAACGATGTGGCCAGAGAGATCCGATATCTAGACGAGGTGCTGGAGGCCAACTGCTGTGATTCTGCTGTGGACGGAACTTACAACGGCACGTCGTCCCTGGAGCCGGGAGCGGCCACCCTGGTGGGCAGCGGAAGCCCCCCAGCCCACACCGCCGCCCAGCAGGAGCCCGCCGAGAGGGCGGCTGGCAGGCAGTTGCCTCCGCACATCGAGCTCCATCAGAGCGACTCCGGCACCATGGCAGAGGGTGGAAGAGCCAACGGCCACCCGGCTGACCAGCCCAGAGACCTGCTGGGGGACAGCCCGCAGGTACCCGTGAGCCCCAGCTCCTCCACCAGCTCGCGTTGCTCCTCCCGAGACGGGGAGTTCACGCTCACCACGCTGAAGAAGGAAGCCAAGTTCGAGTTGCGTGCCTTCCACGAGGACAAGAAGCCCTCCAAGCTCTTTGAGGACGACGAGCGCGAGAAAGAACAGTTCTGCGTCAGAAAAGTGAGGCCTTCGGAAGAGATGCTGGAGctggagaaggagaggagggagctcATCCGGAGTCAGGCCGTGAAGAAGAACCCTGGCATCGCCGCAAAGTGGTGGAACCCTCCGCAGGAAAAGACCATCGAGGAGCAGCTGGACGAGGAACATCTGGAGTCGCACAAAAAGTACATGGAGCGCAAGGAGAGGAGGGCGCAGCAGGAGCAGTTACTAATGcaacagcagcaggagcagcggcGGCCGCAGCCCCCACCGCAGCTCTGCGCCGCCCCCGCATCCTCGGAAAACGCAAAGGAGGACATCGTCACCGAGCAGATAGATTTCTCTGTGGCTCGCAAGCAGTTCCAGCAGATGGAGAGCTCCAGGCCAACAGTGGCCAAGGGCCAGAGCACACCCAGGCTCTTCTCTATCAAACCCTTCTACCGGCCTCTGGGGTCAGTCAGCTCGGACAAGACCCTGACCATCTCGAGGCCAGCTTCCGTCCGGGGACCTCCCGAAGACTCAGCGGCAGCCAAGGGGCAGAAAGCCCACTGTGCCCTGGAGAGCCAGCCttccggaggaggaggaggccaggccAGCACAGCTCCTCAGGGGAAGGAAGGGCCGTACAGCGAGCCCTCCAAACGCGGGCCCTTAGCCAAACTGTGGGCAGAGGACGGAGAGTTTACGAGCGCCCGGGCCGTCCTCACCGTGGTCAAGGATGATGACCCTGGGATTTTGGATCAATTTTCAAGGTCAGTCAACGTCTCCTTGACCCAAGAGGAGCTTGACTCTGGTTTGGATGAGTTGTCGGTGAGGTCCCAGGACACCACCGTCCTGGAGACGCTGTCCAATGACTTCAGCATGGACAACATCAGTGACAGTGGGGCCTCCAATGAGACAACCAACGCCCTCCAGGAAAACTCGCTGGCTGATTTTTCTCTGCCCCAGACTCCTCAAACCGACAACCCGACTGAGGGCCGAGGAGAGGGGGTCTCCAAGTCGTTTAGTGATCATGGTTTCTATTCCCCTTCGTCAACACTGGGAGACTCGCCCTCAGTCGATGATCCCTTGGAATATCAGGCCGGTCTCCTGGTGCAGAATGCCATTCAACAAGCCATTGCCGAGCAAGTGGATAGAGCTGTGTCTGGAACCAGCAAGGGTGGAACAGAACAGCCAGCACCCGAAGCAACTCTTGAGGAAGCTGCGACGGGAGCCCCCAGCTCCGAGAAGCCTCAGAGCGTGTTCGAACCACCTCAGGTGTCCTCTCCTGTCCAAGAAAAAAGGGATGTATTGCCAAAGATTCTGCCTGCTGAAGACAGGGCACTCAGGGAAAGGGTGCCTTCCCAGCCTCTGCCTGCCGTGCAGCCCAGTGGCCCAATAAACATGGAGGAGACCAGACCGGAAGGGAGCTACTTCAGCAAGTACTCGGAGGCAGCTGAGTTAAGAAGCACAGCCTCGCTTCTGGCCACTCAAGAGTCCGATGTGGTGGTTGGACCCTTCAAGCTGAGGTCCAGGAAGCAGCGGACTTTGTCCATGATCGAAGAAGAGATCCGAgcagcccaggagagggaagaggagctgAAGAGGCAGAGACAAGTCTTGCAGAGTACCCAGAGCCCCAGGGCCAAGAAGGCCCTATCACTGCCCTCCCGAACATCGTGCTACAAAACCGCCCCAG GGAAAATAGAGAAAGTCAAACCTCCTCCATCCCCCACACCTGAAGGTCCCAGCTTGCAGCCTGACTTAGCTCCCGAAGAGGCTGCCGGATCGCAGAGGCCCAAGAACCTGATGCAGACCCTCATGGAAGACTATGAGACACACAAATCTAAAAGGCGCGAGAGGATGGATGATAGTAGT GTCCTTGAGGCCACACGGGTTAATCGAAGGAAGAGCGCCCTGGCCTTGCGCTGGGAGGCAGGGATCTATGCCAACCAAGAGGAAGAGGACAATGAATAA